A portion of the Elephas maximus indicus isolate mEleMax1 chromosome 24, mEleMax1 primary haplotype, whole genome shotgun sequence genome contains these proteins:
- the ANGEL2 gene encoding protein angel homolog 2 isoform X4 — MEAWRCVRRGYGRCAVGRGRCPMLPHRPRSLGRDWTTPWEDLQRCCWDRHISSCMRWPGHYSRAPYPYFSTRHFSLHWRPACLFESRTQFQYLHWRPEHLSQTSLIHLSSYSMSSEGDEPSSKRRKHQGTIERHWEYLSNHNKENTKILGEKNVDPKCEDSENNFDFSVVSYNILSQDLLEDNSHLYRHCRRPLLHWSFRFPNILREIKHFDADVLCLQEVQEDHYGTEIRPSLESLGYHCEYKMRTGRKPDGCAVCFKHSKFSLLSVNPVEFYRPDIPLLDRDNVGLVLLLQPKVPCAASPAICVANTHLLYNPRRGDIKLTQLAMLLAEISSVAHQKDGSFCPIVMCGDFNSVPGSPLYSFIKEGKLNYEGLAIGKMTA, encoded by the exons ATGGAAGCGTGGCGCTGTGTGAGGAGGGGCTACGGCCGCTGTGCGGTGGGGCGAGGCCG ATGCCCCATGTTACCACATCGCCCGAGGAGTCTGGGCAGAGACTGGACCACACCGTGGGAGGATCTGCAGAGGTGTTGCTGGGACAGACATATCTCTAGTTGTATGAGGTGGCCTGGACATTATTCTCGTGCTCCGTATCCATACTTCAGTACTAGGCATTTTTCACTACATTGGAGACCAGCTTGTTTGTTTGAGTCTAGAACTCAGTTTCAGTACTTGCACTGGAGACCCGAGCACCTGAGCCAGACATCTTTGATTCATCTCTCTAGTTACAGCATGAGCTCTGAGGGAGATGAGCCTTCGTCAAAACGAAGAAAACACCAAG GCACAATAGAACGGCACTGGGAATATCTATCTAaccataataaagaaaacacGAAGATCCTAGGAGAGAAAAATGTCGACCCCAAATGTGAAGACAGTGAGAACAACTTTGACTTCTCAGTAGTATCCTATAATATACTTTCACAAGATTTATTGGAAGACAATTCACACCTCTACAGACACTGCCGGCGGCCACTATTACACTGGAGCTTCAGATTTCCCAATATCCTGAGAGAAATTAAACACTTCGACGCAGAT GTACTCTGTTTGCAAGAAGTTCAAGAAGATCATTATGGAACAGAGATCAGGCCAAGTTTGGAATCACTGG GTTATCACTGTGAATACAAGATGCGGACAGGAAGGAAGCCTGATGGCTGTGCCGTTTGCTTTAAACATTCCAAATTTTCGCTCTTGTCGGTGAACCCAGTGGAGTTCTACCGCCCTGATATTCCTCTGTTGGACAGAGACAACGTTGGATTAGTGTTGCTCTTGCAGCCCAAAGTTCCATGTGCTGCCTCTCCCGCAATCTGTGTAGCTAACACACATCTGTTGTATAATCCTCGGCGGGGGGACATTAAGCTGACTCAGCTGGCAATGCTGCTGGCAGAGATCTCCAGTGTTGCCCATCAGAAAGATGGTAGCTTCTGCCCTATTGTCATGTGTGGTGATTTTAATTCCGTTCCTGGTTCTCCACTCTATAGTTttataaaagaaggaaaattgaATTATGAAGGACTTGCCATAGGAAAG ATGACAGCCTGA